One genomic segment of Ruminococcus sp. NK3A76 includes these proteins:
- a CDS encoding recombinase family protein, whose translation MKNHGVDVVFEENGLRLLDTTGSLMLTILGAVAQMEVENTSSHVNWTLQKKMEKGEFVGQAAPLGYDVVDNQLVINEDEAETVRYIFSRYLDGIGGSRIAKELQSMGAKTKRGNEVWNTSTVLGIIKNEKYTGLFVQGKTYTVNPISHERKITTEKPEVIELKTIMRLLFH comes from the coding sequence CTGAAAAACCATGGTGTTGATGTAGTTTTTGAAGAAAACGGATTACGCTTATTAGATACAACAGGATCTTTAATGCTGACAATTTTAGGTGCGGTTGCTCAAATGGAAGTAGAGAACACAAGCAGTCATGTTAACTGGACTTTGCAGAAGAAAATGGAGAAGGGTGAATTTGTTGGTCAGGCAGCACCTTTGGGGTATGATGTCGTCGATAACCAGTTAGTAATAAATGAAGATGAAGCTGAGACAGTGAGATATATTTTCAGCCGATATTTAGATGGAATAGGCGGATCAAGAATCGCCAAAGAACTTCAGAGCATGGGTGCAAAGACCAAAAGAGGAAATGAAGTTTGGAACACATCAACTGTACTTGGTATCATAAAAAACGAAAAGTACACAGGTTTGTTTGTTCAAGGAAAAACATATACCGTTAATCCTATCAGTCACGAAAGAAAAATAACAACGGAGAAGCCAGAAGTTATAGAATTGAAGACCATCATGAGGCTATTATTTCATTAG